One window of the Pseudomonas knackmussii B13 genome contains the following:
- a CDS encoding bifunctional DedA family/phosphatase PAP2 family protein, producing the protein MNLEVFNQWIASHPQWLGLTVFLVAFLECAAVVGLVLPGVVMLFALAVLAGGGALGLGETLLLAFAGGMLGDLSSYWLGRRFHQDIRRLPLLRHHPEWLAGAEGFVSRYGVASLLVGRFIGALRPFLPLVAGMLDMPFGRFLAVSILAAAGWSVAYLLPGWTTGAALRLPLPEGFWPELAVIAGGLALLGGPLIHANLKGHRHTTPIAAGLSLALLLALLIGWPHLDALDHGLMTLVQEERHPLLDQVMVAVTRLGDFRTQLIVGVLLSALLLVFRQWRQAFFAGGALLATALANGGLKHLFARARPEVIADPLSAFSMPSGHASASFACFLVLGVLASRESSPRVRLTWLLLAMLPATWIAGSRIYLGAHWPSDVIAGALLAAGVCAAALGLAQWHQPLPALPKRVWWWIVPALLLVLGLSVGWDLNLAVARYRPL; encoded by the coding sequence ATGAACCTGGAAGTCTTCAACCAGTGGATCGCCAGCCACCCGCAGTGGCTCGGTCTGACCGTTTTCCTCGTGGCCTTCCTCGAGTGCGCGGCCGTAGTCGGCCTGGTGCTGCCCGGCGTGGTGATGCTCTTCGCCCTGGCCGTGCTTGCCGGTGGCGGGGCGTTGGGGCTGGGCGAGACGCTGCTGCTGGCGTTCGCCGGCGGCATGCTTGGCGACCTGTCTTCGTACTGGCTGGGCCGGCGCTTCCACCAGGACATCCGCCGCCTGCCGTTGCTGCGCCATCACCCGGAATGGCTGGCCGGCGCCGAGGGCTTCGTCTCCCGCTATGGCGTCGCGAGCCTGCTGGTCGGACGCTTCATCGGCGCCTTGCGGCCATTCCTGCCGCTGGTCGCCGGCATGCTCGACATGCCCTTCGGACGCTTCCTGGCCGTATCGATCCTGGCCGCCGCCGGCTGGTCGGTGGCGTACCTGCTGCCCGGCTGGACCACCGGTGCGGCCCTGCGCCTGCCCCTGCCGGAAGGTTTCTGGCCGGAACTGGCGGTGATCGCCGGCGGCCTGGCGCTGCTAGGCGGCCCGCTGATCCACGCCAATCTCAAGGGCCATCGGCACACCACGCCGATCGCCGCCGGGCTCAGCCTCGCGCTGCTGCTGGCGCTGCTGATCGGCTGGCCGCACCTGGATGCCCTCGACCACGGCCTGATGACGCTGGTGCAGGAAGAGCGCCATCCGCTGCTCGACCAGGTGATGGTGGCAGTGACCCGCCTTGGCGACTTCCGCACCCAGCTCATCGTCGGCGTACTGCTCAGCGCCCTGCTGCTGGTCTTCCGCCAGTGGCGCCAGGCGTTTTTCGCTGGTGGAGCCCTGCTGGCAACGGCACTGGCCAACGGCGGGCTCAAGCACCTGTTCGCCCGCGCCCGCCCGGAGGTGATCGCCGATCCGTTGAGCGCCTTCAGCATGCCCAGCGGCCACGCTTCGGCGTCCTTCGCCTGCTTCCTCGTGCTCGGCGTGCTGGCCAGCCGCGAGAGCTCGCCGCGGGTGCGCCTGACCTGGCTATTGCTGGCGATGCTGCCGGCCACCTGGATCGCCGGGTCGCGCATCTACCTGGGCGCGCACTGGCCGAGCGACGTGATCGCCGGCGCGCTGCTGGCCGCTGGCGTCTGCGCCGCCGCGCTCGGCCTGGCGCAGTGGCATCAGCCGCTGCCGGCGCTGCCGAAGCGGGTCTGGTGGTGGATCGTGCCGGCGTTGCTGCTGGTGTTAGGCCTGTCCGTCGGCTGGGACCTGAACCTCGCCGTGGCGCGCTACCGACCGCTCTAA
- a CDS encoding zinc-binding alcohol dehydrogenase family protein yields the protein MKAIGYSHSRPIDAADALLDIQLPEPVPGPRDLLVEVRAISVNPVDTKVRQRAEPPAGEYKVLGWDAAGVVRAVGSEVSLFRPGDKVFYAGDLTRAGSNAELQVVDERIVGAMPQSLDFAQAAALPLTSITAWELLFERLQIAEGAASAGQSLLIVGAAGGVGSILTQLARCLTSATVIGTASRADTQEWVRNLGAHHVIDHSKPLSEELKRIGIGEVTHVASLTHTDAHLEQIVASLRPQGRLALIDDPASLNVGLLKQKSLSLHWEFMYTRSMFQTDDMIEQHKLLNRVSNLIDEGVLRTTLGEHFGRIDAANLRRAHALLESGTAKGKIVLEGF from the coding sequence ATGAAAGCCATCGGCTACAGCCACAGCCGCCCTATCGACGCCGCCGACGCCCTGCTCGACATCCAGTTGCCGGAGCCCGTGCCGGGCCCGCGCGACCTGCTGGTGGAAGTCCGCGCCATTTCGGTCAACCCGGTGGACACCAAGGTGCGCCAGCGCGCCGAGCCGCCAGCCGGCGAGTACAAGGTGCTCGGCTGGGACGCCGCCGGCGTGGTCCGCGCGGTGGGTAGCGAAGTCAGCCTGTTCCGCCCTGGCGACAAGGTGTTCTACGCCGGCGACCTGACCCGCGCAGGCAGCAATGCCGAGCTGCAGGTGGTCGACGAGCGCATCGTCGGCGCCATGCCGCAGAGCCTCGACTTCGCCCAGGCCGCAGCCCTGCCGCTGACCAGCATCACCGCCTGGGAGCTGCTGTTCGAGCGTCTGCAGATCGCCGAGGGCGCAGCCAGCGCCGGGCAGAGCCTGCTGATCGTTGGCGCCGCCGGCGGCGTCGGCTCGATCCTCACCCAGCTGGCGCGCTGCCTGACCAGCGCAACCGTGATCGGCACCGCCTCGCGCGCGGATACCCAGGAATGGGTGCGCAACCTCGGCGCCCATCACGTGATCGATCACAGCAAGCCGCTGAGCGAGGAGCTCAAGCGCATCGGCATCGGTGAGGTCACGCACGTCGCCAGCCTGACCCACACCGACGCACACCTCGAACAGATCGTCGCCAGCCTGCGTCCCCAGGGCCGCCTCGCACTGATCGACGACCCGGCGAGCCTCAACGTCGGCCTGCTCAAGCAGAAGAGCCTGTCGCTGCACTGGGAGTTCATGTACACCCGCTCGATGTTCCAGACAGACGACATGATCGAGCAGCACAAGCTGCTGAACCGCGTCTCGAACCTCATCGACGAAGGCGTGCTGCGCACCACCCTGGGCGAGCATTTCGGCCGCATCGACGCCGCCAACCTGCGTCGTGCCCATGCGCTGCTGGAGAGCGGTACGGCCAAGGGCAAGATCGTGCTGGAAGGGTTCTGA
- a CDS encoding LysR family transcriptional regulator — translation MLRLDDLQVFVRTAERGSLSAAARELDVSPAVASAALKRLEAALQTRLFARSTRSLRLTAEGELFLAHARASLQSLEDGRQLLAGGRSEIAGVLQVSAPSDLGRNVLLPWFDEFQAQHPRLQLRLLISDRQADLYRQPVDVAIRLGQPPDSSLVALPLAADNRRVLCGAPAYFARHGRPQQPDDLLRHNCLLYMLAGRAHERWSFADGKRSQVVTVSGDRICDDADVVRRWAVAGRGLVYKSWLDVAADVRAGRLEVVLADYQGEPAPLNLFCTHRAQLSRPVTLLREFIQQRCAELQRERPWR, via the coding sequence ATGCTGCGTCTCGATGACCTGCAGGTATTCGTTCGCACGGCCGAGCGCGGCAGTCTGTCCGCCGCCGCCCGCGAGCTGGACGTCTCGCCGGCCGTGGCCAGTGCTGCGCTCAAGCGCCTGGAGGCGGCGCTGCAAACGCGGCTGTTCGCCCGCTCCACACGCAGCTTGCGGCTGACCGCAGAGGGCGAGCTGTTCCTGGCCCACGCTCGCGCCTCGTTGCAGAGCCTGGAGGACGGTCGCCAACTGCTGGCCGGTGGACGCAGCGAGATCGCCGGAGTACTGCAGGTTTCGGCGCCTTCCGATCTGGGGCGCAACGTGTTGCTGCCTTGGTTCGACGAGTTCCAGGCGCAGCATCCGCGTCTACAGCTGCGCCTGCTCATCAGCGACCGCCAGGCCGATCTCTACCGCCAGCCAGTGGACGTGGCTATCCGCCTTGGCCAGCCGCCGGACTCCAGCCTCGTTGCGTTGCCGCTGGCTGCCGACAACCGTCGCGTGCTCTGCGGCGCGCCGGCCTACTTCGCGCGCCATGGGCGGCCGCAGCAGCCGGACGACCTGTTGCGCCACAACTGCCTGCTGTACATGCTCGCCGGCCGCGCGCACGAGCGCTGGAGCTTCGCCGACGGCAAGCGCAGCCAGGTGGTAACGGTGAGCGGCGACCGCATTTGCGACGACGCCGACGTGGTGCGGCGCTGGGCGGTGGCGGGGCGGGGGCTGGTCTACAAGTCCTGGCTGGATGTGGCGGCCGACGTACGCGCCGGGCGCCTGGAGGTGGTGCTGGCGGACTACCAGGGCGAGCCGGCACCGCTGAACCTGTTCTGCACCCACCGCGCGCAACTGAGTCGGCCGGTGACCCTGCTACGCGAGTTCATCCAGCAGCGATGCGCCGAGTTGCAGCGCGAGCGCCCCTGGCGTTAG
- a CDS encoding DNA-3-methyladenine glycosylase yields the protein MPADPILGLPWADARPLPDTFFDRDAQTVARELLGKVIRHRLGDLWLSARIIETEAYYLAEKGSHASLGYTEKRKALFLDGGHIYMYYARGGDSLNFSAGGAGNAVLIKSGHPWMDRVSGDEAIARMRQLNPAADGSERPLGKLCAGQTLLCKAMGLKVPDWDAQRFDTQRLFVDDLGETPAQVIQATRLGIPHGRDEHLMYRFVDAAFAPFCTRNPLRRGQVEGRDYYLLDSSEAHRP from the coding sequence ATGCCCGCCGATCCCATCCTTGGTTTGCCCTGGGCCGATGCCCGCCCGCTGCCCGACACTTTCTTCGACCGCGACGCCCAGACCGTAGCCCGCGAACTGCTCGGCAAGGTCATCCGTCACCGCCTCGGCGACCTCTGGCTGTCGGCACGGATCATCGAGACCGAGGCCTATTACCTGGCCGAGAAAGGCAGCCATGCCTCGCTCGGCTACACCGAGAAGCGCAAGGCGCTGTTCCTCGACGGCGGGCACATCTACATGTACTACGCGCGCGGCGGCGACTCGCTGAACTTCAGCGCCGGCGGCGCCGGCAATGCCGTGCTGATCAAGTCCGGCCATCCGTGGATGGACCGCGTCAGCGGCGACGAAGCCATCGCTCGCATGCGCCAGCTCAACCCCGCCGCCGACGGCAGCGAGCGCCCGCTGGGCAAGCTCTGCGCCGGCCAGACCCTGCTGTGCAAGGCCATGGGCCTGAAGGTGCCGGACTGGGACGCGCAGCGTTTCGATACCCAGCGGCTGTTCGTCGACGACCTCGGCGAAACGCCGGCTCAAGTCATCCAGGCCACCCGCCTGGGCATTCCCCACGGCCGCGACGAGCACCTGATGTACCGCTTCGTCGACGCCGCCTTCGCGCCCTTCTGCACACGAAACCCCTTGCGCCGCGGTCAGGTCGAAGGCCGTGACTACTATCTGCTGGACAGCTCGGAAGCCCATCGCCCATGA
- a CDS encoding alpha/beta fold hydrolase, whose amino-acid sequence MRYRTDYSAQALTAPPAVLELGRWQLHYQAFALRADDARPPVLLLGGAFQSFRSFASEVSELLAEHPVILLDLPSQGGNLQLAPELSLEDLADLIAAFAEELQLPPLMPIGLSYGSALAALFAARHPRRCARLLLAGITAFGRPGARALLEEALARLDLGQHEPFANGVLTGLVNPLRLADTGVSPVFRKALLRQLQRLTPAEVERYRQNSRRLLAFGGFERHPQCPTLVLAGEYDHFTQPWEHAEFAHACADAEFALIHDADHLAQFERRGACARLYTPFLDGRALPPNAAGSTRFQRQQLLHLERRFEPRLPPAQPRALLRHADGGEWPCELAELGYFGGLVRAELPRDIPQRGWRLAASGMAELDVLPLRRTADGFAFIFPHGEPQASATLAAVVVPMQQGARAA is encoded by the coding sequence ATGCGCTATCGCACCGATTACAGCGCCCAGGCCCTCACTGCCCCTCCGGCGGTGCTCGAACTGGGACGCTGGCAACTGCATTACCAGGCCTTCGCCCTGCGCGCCGACGACGCGCGCCCGCCCGTCCTGCTGCTGGGCGGGGCGTTCCAGAGCTTTCGCTCGTTCGCCAGCGAGGTCAGCGAACTGCTCGCCGAGCACCCGGTGATCCTGCTCGACCTGCCCAGCCAGGGCGGCAACCTGCAGCTCGCCCCGGAGCTCAGTCTGGAAGACCTCGCCGACCTGATCGCCGCCTTCGCCGAGGAGCTGCAACTGCCACCGCTGATGCCGATCGGCCTGTCCTACGGCTCGGCGCTGGCTGCCCTGTTCGCCGCCCGTCATCCGCGGCGCTGCGCGCGCCTGCTGCTGGCCGGCATCACCGCCTTCGGCCGCCCCGGCGCCCGCGCCCTGCTGGAAGAGGCCCTCGCCCGCCTCGACCTGGGCCAGCACGAGCCCTTCGCCAACGGCGTGCTGACCGGCCTGGTCAACCCGCTGCGGCTGGCCGACACCGGCGTTTCCCCGGTCTTCCGCAAGGCCCTGCTGCGCCAGTTGCAGCGCCTCACTCCGGCAGAAGTCGAGCGCTACCGGCAGAACAGCCGCAGGCTGCTCGCCTTCGGCGGCTTCGAGCGCCATCCGCAGTGCCCGACCCTGGTGCTGGCCGGCGAATACGACCACTTCACCCAGCCCTGGGAACACGCCGAGTTCGCCCACGCCTGCGCCGACGCCGAATTCGCCCTGATCCACGATGCCGACCACCTGGCGCAGTTCGAGCGGCGCGGCGCCTGCGCCCGGCTCTACACGCCTTTCCTGGATGGCCGGGCACTACCGCCGAACGCTGCCGGCAGCACGCGCTTCCAGCGCCAGCAGTTGTTGCACCTGGAGCGCCGCTTCGAGCCGCGCCTGCCGCCGGCGCAGCCGCGCGCCCTGCTGCGCCACGCCGATGGCGGCGAATGGCCGTGCGAGTTGGCGGAGCTGGGGTACTTCGGCGGTCTGGTCCGCGCCGAACTGCCACGGGATATCCCCCAACGCGGCTGGCGCTTGGCAGCCAGCGGCATGGCCGAACTGGACGTATTGCCGCTGCGCCGCACGGCAGACGGCTTTGCCTTCATCTTCCCCCACGGCGAACCGCAGGCCAGCGCCACGCTCGCGGCAGTCGTGGTGCCGATGCAACAAGGCGCCCGCGCCGCGTAA
- a CDS encoding putative quinol monooxygenase, with amino-acid sequence MSTPLTLIAIIRAKPGRADALQAQLAELRVPSRAEAGCIQYDMHRDRKDPDLIYMVEQWRDEAALAEHEASEHFQAFVKATQADLAELDIRLMNRID; translated from the coding sequence ATGAGCACTCCCTTGACCCTGATCGCCATCATCCGCGCCAAACCCGGACGCGCCGACGCCCTGCAGGCGCAGTTGGCCGAACTGCGCGTTCCCTCGCGCGCCGAAGCCGGCTGCATCCAGTACGACATGCACCGCGACCGCAAGGACCCGGACCTGATCTACATGGTCGAGCAATGGCGCGACGAGGCAGCCCTCGCCGAACACGAGGCCAGCGAGCACTTCCAGGCCTTCGTCAAGGCGACCCAGGCGGACCTGGCCGAACTCGACATCCGCCTGATGAACCGCATCGACTGA
- a CDS encoding class I SAM-dependent methyltransferase, translating to MTERVRADSAHITPSAHYTGYVWFRHQLAEPAFATAFGRWVHGCVTPINWGARLGFGLDIEDFLLQRHLLIDAQLRQAIEQRGATQVVEIACGLSPRGRRFRQRYPQLDYLEADLPPMAARKAALLDGQGWLDERHRVRSVDILAEDGPQSLSALFANLDRKRPLVVITEGLVNYFQRPLIEDFWTRLARVLADFPQATYLTELYPDLREHPRYRQIRWGVGLIGRLTRGGYPLHYRSEAEIAEAFRRCGFAAVDVLNPQEHSAELGLAQGRMPSLVRVIEART from the coding sequence ATGACTGAACGCGTCCGTGCCGACAGCGCGCACATCACCCCCAGTGCGCACTACACCGGTTATGTCTGGTTCCGTCACCAGCTCGCCGAGCCGGCCTTCGCCACCGCCTTCGGGCGCTGGGTGCACGGCTGCGTGACGCCGATCAACTGGGGCGCGCGCCTGGGCTTCGGTCTCGACATCGAGGACTTCCTGCTGCAGCGCCATCTGTTGATAGATGCACAACTGCGCCAGGCCATCGAACAGCGCGGCGCGACCCAGGTAGTCGAGATCGCCTGCGGCCTGTCTCCTCGCGGAAGACGCTTCCGCCAGCGTTATCCGCAGCTCGATTACCTTGAGGCCGACCTGCCGCCAATGGCTGCGCGCAAGGCGGCGTTGCTCGACGGCCAAGGCTGGCTCGACGAACGCCACCGCGTGCGCAGCGTGGACATTCTTGCCGAGGACGGGCCGCAGAGCCTCTCCGCACTCTTTGCCAATCTCGACCGCAAGCGCCCCTTGGTGGTTATCACCGAGGGCCTGGTGAACTACTTCCAGCGCCCGCTGATCGAGGATTTCTGGACGCGCCTGGCACGGGTATTGGCCGACTTCCCGCAAGCTACCTACCTCACCGAGCTTTACCCCGACCTGCGCGAGCACCCGCGCTACCGGCAGATCCGCTGGGGCGTCGGGCTGATCGGCCGGCTGACCCGCGGCGGTTATCCACTGCATTACCGCAGCGAGGCGGAGATCGCCGAAGCCTTCCGCCGCTGCGGATTTGCCGCCGTGGATGTGCTCAACCCGCAGGAGCACAGTGCCGAGCTGGGCCTTGCGCAGGGGCGTATGCCAAGCCTGGTGCGGGTGATCGAGGCGAGGACGTAG